The DNA window CGCCCCAGTCGTAGTGGGGGAGGCCGCCGTCGAGGACGCCGCCCTCGCGGTCCGCCCGACCGTTCCCAGCCGCCAGCCCGACGAACCGCTCGCCTGGCGCGGGATGGGCGGGGCTGTCCAGGCGCGCCCAGGTCTCGCCGGTCTCGGCGACGGTGCCCGTGCCGTCCCACGCAAGCGGTGCCACGTCGACGCCGGCCGCGACCGGGAGCGAGCCCGCCGCCCGGTAGGGGTTGGCGTTGGCATCCCTGAAGCCCAGATGGATGTGGTTGGGGACCCAGGGCGCGAAAAAGCCCGCCCGGACGAGTTCGCCCAGGTCGTCGCCCACGGCGACGCGGTCCCCGGCCTCGACCCCCGGTTTCACGTGGAGCAGGCGCGCGACGTGGTCGCCGGTGTCGACCAGAATCAGATAGTCGTGCTCGGCGGCGTAGGGCTTCGGTGGGGCCTGCACCGTCTTCGTGTCGAGCACCTCGCCGGCGACCGGCGAGGGCGCTCGCGGCCCCTCGGGGTAGAGGTCGATGGCACACCCCTCGTCGTGGGCGTCGAACGGGGAGTTGTACAGCGAGAACCGGTAGTACTGGTGGAGGACGTCCGGCGGGACGGTGACGGCCATTGCCCCCGGTTAGGAACGGGACAGTATGTGCCTATCGTCCGAGGGTTCATGAGCGATGGCGGGGCCACGACCGCGTATGCGCTAAGAACCGCCGTGGCGGGTCCAGCGGGAGTGCGACCGAGCCCGTCACGAGATGTCGTGTCGCCTGTTCGCTATCGACGTGAGTGTTTAGTCCGCCGACCGCATACTCCGGCTATGCGACTCCTGCGGGGGCGGGCGAGCGACCACGAACGCGACTACGAGCGGACCCGCGAGCTGGTCGCCCGCGTCGCCGACGACGCCGAGTCGGCCTTGCGAGTCTGGACGCCCCACCGGCAGGTCGCCTTCGGCCGGCGGGACCGACGCGTCGAGGGGTACGACCGGGCCCGTGAGGCGGCCACGGAGCGGGGCTACGCCGTCCTCGAACGCGAGGTCGGCGGCCGCGCCGTCGCCTACACCGGCCGGACCGTCGCGTTCGCGCTGGCCGAGCCCACCGCCGACGGACGCGGGGATATCGGCGCCCGGTACGACCGCGTCAGCGGGGCGGTCCAGCGCGCACTCGAAGCCGTGGGCGTCGACGCCAGCGAGGGGGAACCGGCCGACTCGTTCTGTCCCGGTGCCCACTCGCTGCAGGCCGACGGCAAGCTCGTCGGCATCGCCCAGCGCGTCCGGCAGGACGTGGCGCTTTCCGCCGGTGTCGTTATCCTGCGGGACCACGACGCTATCGCGGCGGTGCTCGCCCCCGTCTACGAGGCACTCGGTGTCCCGTTCGACCCTGGTTCCGTGGGGAGTGTGGCCCGGGCTGGCGGGGACGCGGCCGGCGTGGTCGACGCCTTGGTGACCGAACTCGTCGGCTCCCGACCCGTCACCGCCCGCGACAGTATCCGAGACACTTAGGGGCTCGCCCGGTCCAGGGTGGGTATGCTCATCCGCAACGCCACACTCGCGGACGGTCGACAGCGGGACGTCCGGGTGCGCGGCGAGACCATCGCCGAGGTGGGTCGGGGGCTCTCGGACGACGACGAGCGCACCATCGACGTCTCGGGCAAACGGCTGTTCCCGGGGATGATTGACGCCCACGTGCACTTCCGCCAACCGGGCTACCCCCACAAGGAGACGTGGGAGACGGGCTCCCGCGCCGCGGCCGCCGGCGGCGTGACCTGCGTGGTCGACCAGCCAAACACCGACCCGCCGACCGTCGACGGCGCCGCCTTCGACGACAAAGCCGAGTTTGCCGCGGACTCGATAATCGACTGGGGCATCAACGGCGGCGTCACGGCCGACTGGGACCCCCAGAGCCTCTTTTCACGCCGGCTGTTCGCGCTGGGCGAGGTGTTCCTCGCTGACTCGACAGGTGATATGGGTATCGAGCGCGAGCTGTTCGAAGACGCCCTGGCCGCGGCGACCGACGCCGGCGTCACGGTGACGGTCCACGCCGAGGACGCCGACTACTTCAACGAGGACGCGACGGTTCGCGAGGACGCCGACGCCTGGAGCGCCTACCGGACCGCCGAAGCCGAGGAACGGGCCGTCCGGCGGGCCTGCGACGCCGCCGGCGAGGTCGGCGCCCGTATCCACATCGCACACACCTCGACGCCGGAGGGCATCGACGTCGCCGCCGACGCGGGGATGACGACGGAGGTCACCCCACACCACCTCCTGCTCTCTCGGCGGGACCTGCGCGAGCTTGACACCTACGGCCGGATGAACCCGCCGTTGCGCCGCGAGAAGCGCCGACGCGAGGTGTACGAACGGGTCGCCGACGGCACCGTCGACATGATCGCGACCGACCACGCGCCCCACACCGTCGAAGAAAAGGATGCAAGCATCTGGGACGCCCCGTCCGGGGTCCCGGGCGTCGAGACGGTGCTGCCGCTGCTGCTCGCGGAGGCCGCCGACCCCGACACCGCGCTGGGCTACGAGCGGGTGCGGGACCTGACCGTGACCAACCCTGCTCGGGTGTTCAATATCCCCCAGAAGGGTGCCATCGAGCCCGGCAAGGACGCCGACCTCGTGCTGGTCGACACCACGGAGACGACCGAGATTCGGGCCGACGAGCGCCACACTGACTGCGGCTGGACCCCCTTCGAGGGGTTCGACGCCGTCTTCCCCGAGTGGACGATGGTCCGGGGGACGATGGTGTTTGAGCGCGGCGGGGCGCGGAGCGCCCCGGAAGGGTCGAGCGGGCGGAGCCCGCGAGACGACCCTGACGAGGATGTCTTCTACGAGCACGCGGGCGAGAACGTCCGCGACGCCGACGGCGAGTTGCTGGAGTAGCCGCCGCTCAGGCCGAATCTATGTGCATCGATCGTACACGACCCCGCCGAGTTCATACCCGATACTGACCCCTCTCCTGTATGGTACGTTGCATCAACTGCGACAGGGAGTACGAACACGAACACGAACTCGACCACGAGGCGGTCGACGAGGTCGAACTGGTCGAGCAGGACGACGGCCCACCGCGTATGCAGATCGGGACCGGCCAGCGCGACGTCTGGCGCTGCAAGGGCTGTGGCAAGGTGCTCGGCGTCCGCTAGCTCTCCGCCTCGACCGTCTCCTCGGGCTCCTCGTCTTTTTCGAGTCGATACGCCGGAACTGGGAAGAAGAAGCCGTAGACTGTCCGGTAGCAGACGACCCCGGCGCCGCCGCCGGTCAGCGCCGCCGCGCTGACGACCGCGGTCGGGGCCGACAGCACGAGGACGAAGCCGACACCGACGGTGACAGTCACGAGGAAGGCCGCGACCGACGCCACTTCGGGGTAGACCCCCGGCACCACGTCGTGTTCCGCGAGGTACACCGAGATGGCGATGCAGGCGGCGATGGTCACCCCGACCACCGGCACGGCCCGGACGGCCTCGCTCCCCCCGCTGAACAGTCCGGTCCCGAGCATGATGGCCGCCAGGAACAGGTCCGATTTCAGGACCGAGAGGCCCTCACTTCTCATCGACACCGAACTCGTGGCCACATTCGGGGCAACACACCTCGTCGTGACGCAGGGCCGCCGAGTGTTCGCGCACTTCGCGCATCACCGTCGAGATGCGGTCCTCGGCCGCCATCTCCTCCTCGACGGCGAGGTCGACGCCCTCGACCTCCAGGAGGAACTTCGCGACCTCGGTCGACTCGTACATCACGTCGTCTAGCTCTTCGGCGGTGAAGAAATCCGACATCGCACCGTAGAGGAAAGTAGCGCCGGCTTTCCGGACTTTCTCCTCGAAGGACGCGCGGGCCTGGTTGACCGCCTGGGGCGTGTAGGTGTCGGTCATGAACGGGACCAGTTCGGGGAGGTTCTCGCCGATTTTGGTCATCTCGACGCCGGTCTCGGTCCGGAAATCCGCACAGAGACGCGCGATGGCCCACTCGCGGGCGGTGATGTAGGTCCGCTCACGCAGGAACTCGTTAGCGCGGTCGTAGGTCCCGCTCTCTATCTTGGTAAAGCGTTCGTACTTCCGGACGTCCTCGGGGACGGCGGCCGGGTCCGTCGCCTCTGACCCGTCCGGCGAGGGTGATTGGGGCTCCTCGGGCTCGCTCTCCTCGCCCGACTCGTCTGGCTCGTGGGGCGAGACGACCCGTGTCGGCTCCTCGTCTTCCGGCGGCGGTGTCATGGCTGTCCGTGTGTGCCCCCGGCGAAAAAGCGTATCGCCCCGCTCCGTCGTCCAACTTCCTCGCCTGGCCGAGACCCCGGGTAACGTGTCGCACAGCCTGCAGGACGTGCCACAGGGATTTTTGACAGATGACGGGAATGGCCCTACATGGACATTCTGCTCGGTGTTGGTGGGAGTGAGCTGTCGTACCACGCACTGGAGGAGACCATCGACCGTGCACAGGCAACCGGTGACGAACTGACCGTCGCAATCTTCCACAACGAGGAGGTGAGCGCCGACGACGAGGAGATCGAGGAGCGCGTCGAGGCGACGCTCGCAGAGACCGACTTCGACGCGACGATACGCCGACTTGAGGGCGACTCACCCGGGAGCGAACTCGTCTCGGTGGCCGAGGCCGAAGCGTTCGACCGCATCGTCCTGGGCGGCGGCGAACGGTCGACACTCGGCAAGATACAGCTCGGCTCTATCGTCGAGTTCGTTCTGTTGAACTCCCAGACCCCGGTGACTCTCATCCGATGACGCGCGACTATCCGGACGAACCGGCCGACAAGTTCCCGGCACCGCCCCGGACCGTCACCGACCGGGAGGGCCGCGAGGTGGAGCTACTGGCGGCCGACGCCAGCGACCACGACGGCGTCCTCGAGATGTACCTCTCCTTCGACCCGGCCGACCGGGCCCAGGGCATCCCGCCGGCCCGGGAATCGGCCATCGAGGACTGGCTCGACACCATCCTCGGCGAGGACACGCTGAACGTCGTCGCGGTCCACGAGGGCAGCGTCGTCGGCCACGCGACGCTGGTGCCGGACCGCCACGGCGAGCACGAACTCGCTATCTTCGTCCTGCAGCCGTTCCAGGGGGCCGGTATCGGCACCTGCCTCGTCGAGACGCTGCTGGGGCTGGCCCAGTCGCGGGGGCTGGAGAAAGTGTGGCTGACCGTCGAGCGGTGGAACGACCCCGCGGTCGCGCTGTACAAGAAGGTCGGCTTCGAGACGACCGAAGCCGAGAGCTTCGAGATAGAGATGAGTATCCAGCTCTAGACCGACAGCACCGGCTGGCTGGCGTATTCCAGCACGTAAATCGCGGCCCGCCCGACGGCGTCCTCGCTGTTTGCGGCCCGCGGGATGACCAGAAAGTCCGCCGCGACGTCTTCGGCCACGTCGAGGACGACGCTGCCGGGGTTTTGCATCAACCGTTTCTGTGAGAACGCCGTCGCCGTCGAGGTGTCGAGTGTGACGTCGTGACCCAGCTCGTGTGAGCGGTCTCGCACTCGCTGGGTGAACGCCCGGTGGTCCTGTGCGACCGACTCGGCGTCGACGGTCCCCTTGTCGATGTCCCGCCGGAGCCGTTCGTCCAGCACGAACAGGAGGTGGAGACCGGCGTCGTACCGCTCGGCGATAGCGGTCGCGTACTCGGCGGCTTGCTCGGACCGGTCGCTCCCGTCGACCGGGACGAGCACGAGGTCGATGTCCATCACAACACTCTGTGACCGGGCCGGGCAAAAAGCCATCCATCGCTCACAGCGGGCCGTGCCGACCGATGAGGTGGCTTTTTGCCCGTCGACCGACCAGAGACAGGTATGTTCGACACGGTGGTCATCGCGACGGATGGCTCGGGGAGCGCACAGCGGGCCGTCGAAGCCGCGCTCGACCTCGCGGGGAAGTTCGACGCGACCGTCCACGCGCTGTACGTCGTCGACGAGGGCGAGGTCGAGTCCACGCCCGACGACGTCCGCGACGTGCTGGAACGGGCCCTGGCGACGACCGGCGGCCGGGCGCTCTCCTTCGTCCGGGAGGCGGCGACGAGCGACGGTGAGACCGATGCAGACGTCGTCACCGCCGTCCGCGAGGGCGAGCCAGCCGAGGAGATACAGGCCTACGCCGAGGACGTCGAGGCCGACCTCATCGCGACCGGGACCCGGGGTCGCCACGGCGAGCACGCGTTCCTCCTTGGAAGCGTCGCCGAGGAGATTGTCCGCCACGCCCCGATGCCGGTGCTGTCGGTCCGCCAGCTCGAGGGTGAGGCCAACCCCGAACGCGAAGCGGTCTGAGCTCGGTCCGGACAGTGATACGGGACCGCTGGACTCATTGCCGCTGACTGGCAGGTGTGGACATGGACGACTGGCTCATCGACGACGACCGTCTCTCTATCGGCCGCAAATCAGTACTGCCCGGTGAGGGCTTTTTCTACCCGGATTCGTTCGAGGAGGAGAAGAAGGAAGCCGAGGCCGCCGAGACGCTCGCCGACGCCGGCGTCGTGGTTATCGCCGACCCCGACGCCGACGGCCTGGCCTGTACGGCCCTGGTTCGGGCGGCCCACGGCGAGGGCGCGCTCCTCCCCGCTGGCCCGCACAACCTCCAGGAAGCGCTGGCCTGGGCCGCCGAGTACGGCGAGCCCGACGCGACCGTCTACGTCTGTGACCTCTGTCCCGACAGCGAGGACGACCTCGGCGCGCTCGACAATCTCGTCGCTCGGGTCGAACACGTCGCGTGGTTCGACCATCACCAGTGGGACGACGACCTCGGCGATATCGTCGACCAGGCCGGCGTCGCCCGCACCGTCGGGGAGAGCGAGGAGGTCTGTACCGCCGACGTGGCGCTGGCCGAACTCGATCACGACTTCGCCGACCAGTGGGCCGAACTCGCCGCCGTCACGCGGGACCACGACCTCTGGATTCGCGACGACGAGCGCAGCGACGACCTCGCCGACTTCTCCTACTGGGCCGAACCCGAGGAGTACATCGAGGCCGTCGCCGAGCACGGCCCGGACCTCTCGATGGAGGTTCACGATTTCCTCGCGGAGAAGCGCGTCGAGAAGGAGGCACTCATCGAGAAGGCCGTCGAACGGGCCGAACTGCGCGACGTCGGCGAGTGGACCGTCGGCGTCACCTACGGCCGCTGCTCACAGAACGAGGTCGCCGAGACGCTGCGCGAGCAGGGTGCCGACGCCGCCGTCATCGTCAAACCCGCCGGCTCGGCCTCGATTCGGGGCACGGAGAACTTCGAGCGCGCCCACGAGGTCGCCCGGCAGGTCAACGGCGGCGGCCACCCCAAAGCGGCGGGCTGCAAGCCCGACATCTACGACGACATGATGGACTACGCCCACCACTGGACCACACAAGGTGCGGTGGCGAAACAGGCCATCGTTGATGCGTTCAAGCGGCTGCCTGCGGAGGAGGACGAGGGCGTGGATACCGAGCGGTAGAGTTCTGGACCGGTCGTGAGCGGGGCGAACGACCGGCCTTTTTCGCCACCGAAAGACTCGCTTTGCTCGTCTTTCGAGCTGCTCGGAAATCGAAGATTTCCGGTATGAGCGTGGGACCGGAGGTCCCACGAACCATCTCGTTCGCTTCGCTCACGAGAACCACGTTTTTGCCGTGAGTGGTGGCCGAAGGCCACCCGACCGACAACGCACCCGCGGCTGACTATCTGTACCGGCAAAGACTGAAGGCCACTGCAATGGTAATCTGCAGTATGTCGGAGCAGATGAACACCGTCGTCTCAGGTGACGAGTCGGAGATCCACGACGAGCCCCACATTCGGGACCGGCGAATCACCGTGAGCCACGTCCACGCGCTGGTCGAAGAGCGCGGCCTCGACGCACAGACGGTTGCGGATCGTTTTGACCTCACTGTCTCGGACGTCTACCACGCACTGGCGTACTATCACGACCACCCCGAAGAGATGCGGGCGGTCAACGAACGACGTCGAGAGCTCCACGACGCCGCAGAAGAAGACCCAAGAATCATCAGCGGCCCCGAAGACCTGCCGGAATCGTAGTCATGGGGCTGCCGTTTCTTCTCGACGAGAACATCGCAGCGCCGCTGGCTGATAAACTCGACAAAGCAGGCCACGACGTAGAGCGTGTCGTCAAGGTGAGTGAGTTGGGCGAGGGGCGTCGATGACACCACAATTTGCCTGTATGCCGTCCAAGAGGGGCGTCTCATCGTCACCAGCGACGACGACTTCGTCCAGATGCCTGTCGACTCACATAATGGTGTCTTCTACGTCCCTGACCAGTCGCTTCCCCCGCACGAACTCTACCATATCATCCAGCGCGTTCTCGAAGCGTTCCCCGACCGAGAGGCGATGGAGACAGTGACGTACATCACTACCGACTGGCTCTGAGTCACGACCGGAACGAGTGGGGCGAAAGTCATCACAACTGAACGATTTGATAGTCGCCTTCTACGGTGTGATACAGTTCTGTAGCGCTACCTGACGAGGAAGATGGGGCTCTTACAGAGTGTACGACCCGTCGTCGCCGTCCTCGGCGTCGTCCGCTCGAAGCTCTTCGAGGGCCGCTTCGAAGTGTGCCTGCGTGAGGACGATATCCTCGACGGGAGCGTCTTTCCCTTCGGATTTGGCCTGGACGTGTTCGCGCACGGCCGCCGTCGCCGCTCCTCGGCCCAGTGCGGCCAGGTCGGCCCCGACGAGGCCGTCGGTCTCGGCCGCGAAGTAGTCGAGGTCCACGTCGTCGGCCAGCGGTCGGGTCCCGGCGTGGATTGCCAGTATCTCGCGGCGGGTCTCCTCGTCGGGCTCCCCGACCTTGATTTTGCGCTCGATTCGGCCAGCACGCATCAGGGCATCGTCGATGAGGTCGGGGCGGTTCGTGGCCGCGATGACGACCACGTCTTCCAGCTCCTCCAGCCCGTCGAGCTCGGTCAGGAGCTGTGAGACGACGCGTTCGCCGACCTGGTTGTCCCCGCCGCCGCTCCCGCGCTTGCTCGCGATGGCGTCGATTTCGTCGAAGAAGATGACCGTCGGGGCGTTCGCACGGGCCTTCTCGAATATCTCCCGGACGCCCTTCTCGCTCTCGCCGACGTACTTGTCGAACAGCTCCGGCCCCTTCACCGAGATGAAGTTCGACTGGGACTCGTTGGCGACCGCCTTGGCGAGCAGCGTCTTCCCGGTGCCGGGCGGGCCGTGCAGCAGGATACCCTTGGTGGACTGGAGGTCGACGTGTTCGAAGGCGTCCGCGTGTTCCAGGGGCCACTGGACCGCTTCCTGCAGTCGGGCCTTCGTCTCGGCGAGCCCGCCGACGTCTTCCCAGGTGACGTCGGGCGTCTCGATGAACACCTCCCGGAGCGCGCTGGGGGATATCTCCCGGAGCGCCGTCCGCATGTCCGGTTCGGTCACTTCCAGCGTCTCCAGGGTCTCGGCGTCTATCTCGTCGCCCTCGAGGTCGAGGTCGGGACGGACACGCCGGAGCGCGTTCATCGCCGCCTCGCGGACGAGACTCTCGAGGTCCGCGCCGACGAAGCCGTGCGTGTTCTCGGCGTACTGCTCGAGGTCGACGTCCTCGGCGATGGGCATCTCCCGGGTGTGAATCTGGAGAATCTCTTTGCGGCCGTCGGTGTCGGGCGCGCCGATTTCGATTTCGCGGTCGAAGCGGCCACCCCGTCGCAGCGCGCTGTCGATGGCGTCGACGCGGTTCGTCGTCCCGATGACGGTTATCTGCCCGCGCTCCTCCAGCCCGTCCATCAGCGAGAGGAGCTGAGCGACGACGCGCCGTTCCACGTCGCCCTGTGTGTCGTCCCGTTTCGGGGCGATGGAGTCTATCTCGTCGATGAAGATGATGGCCGGCTCGTTCTCGGCGGCCTCCTCGAAGACCTCGCGGAGCCGCTCCTCGCTCTCACCGTGGTATTTCCCCATAATCTCGGGCCCGGAGATGGTCTGGAAGTTCGCGTCGATCTCGTTGGCGACGGCTTTCGCGATGAGCGTCTTCCCGGTGCCGGGCGGGCCGTGGAGCAGGACGCCCTGTGGCGGCTCGATCCCAAGCGCCTGGAACAGTTCGGGGTGGGTCATCGGGAGTTCTATCATCTCCCGTACCTGGTCCAGTTCGTCGTTGAGGCCGCCGACGTCCTCGTAGCTGACGCCCGGGGGTTCGGCCCCGCCGGGCGTGTCGGCGTCGCGCTGGCCGTCGATATCGACGTCTTCGGCGGACTGGTCGACGATGTCGATATCCGTCGACTGGGTGACGACGACCGTCCCGCCGGGGTCGGTGTCGACGATGCGAATCGGAATCCGACGGCTGGACCGCCCCATCAGTGAGCCAAAGCCGATGGCCAGCGGGACCGTCTGGCCGGCCTGGACCGCGCGGTTGGCGAGTTTCTCGAGCAGGTACGAGGCGAGGTTCCCACGGATGCGGAGCCCCTCGGGCAAGGCGACGGAGAGTTCCGCCGCGGGTTCGACGTCGGCCGCCTCGACCTCGACGAACTGGTCGATACGGGTACCCGTCGCTTTGCGCGTCTGACTGTCGATACCGACGACACCGCGTTGACGGTCGCGTACCTGCCCTTCTCTGACACGGGCGATGGCGACCCCTGCTTCGCCCTCGATGGCGACGAACTCGCCGTCGGTGACGCCCAGTTCCGTCATTGTCTCGCGGTCTATCGCAGCGATACCCTGCCCGACGCTCTGTCTGTCCAGCGGTTTGACGATAAGTTTCATGAGAAGTGTCCAGAGTGCCCTCGAACTGAGTTTGAAATAGAAACTCAGCGGGGCGGAGCGCTGGACGTACGCTGTATTGTGGCACACCTCTGAAATATCTGTGTATGTGCTACCGATTTCCAGGCACGTCGGGGAACACCTACCAGACGCTATCGAATCGGATTCGGTGACTACCAGGGCCAGGCCGGGGGAACAGTCGGGCTCGTGCGTGGGTCGCCTGTGCCGGCAGTACACCGAAGTAACAGCCGGTCGAACACCTTCGTATGCCACTCGGCGGGCTGGCGGTCTCGGCCGGTATCATGCTCGTCGGCGCCGGCGTCTTCATCGTCGGCTATCCGGAGCAGCTGGCAGACGTGTGGGTCACGAGCGGCGAGAGCGAGGACAGGCCCGCCGGTATCACGGCCCGTCGGTGGGTCCAGCTACGGGGCGCGCTCGCCGCCTTGGTGGGCGTCGTTCTCATCGCTGTCGGCTTCTGGTCGATGTTCTGACCGCGGCACAACCCTGATACGCTCGCCGGCCGACAGTCGAACCGATGTCGACGGCCCTCCATCGATTCGTTCCAGACAAGCTCGATGTCATCGGCAACGTCGTCACAGCGCTTCTCGTCGGCGCGACCATCTACGTCCTCGACGGTTCTCTCGGCAACGCCGCGGGGTCAGCCGTACTGTTTCTCGCACTGGAAATATCGACCGACATCGCCGACGCCGTCGTCGGCGACTACGCCGGCAACGCCGTCTTCGGCCTCCTGGTCCTGACCGCCGCGGGCGCTTTCGTCTCGCTGACCGGGGCGTGGTGGCTCGGTGGCTGTTTCGCCCTCTGTGGCTGCTGGCTCCTCCTCGACGGCGTCCAGCACCTACGCTACGGCGTCAGCCGCGACGAGGTCGGCGTGCCGTACCGCCACGAGGGGAGCGCCCTGACCGGGCTGTCGAGGGCGCTGCTCACCCGACTGCTCGAACCGTTCCTACTGTCGTCGCGCCGCTAGCTCTCTACGACCCACTTATCGGAATACCGTTCGCCACAGGTACAGA is part of the Haloarcula salinisoli genome and encodes:
- a CDS encoding GNAT family N-acetyltransferase, coding for MTRDYPDEPADKFPAPPRTVTDREGREVELLAADASDHDGVLEMYLSFDPADRAQGIPPARESAIEDWLDTILGEDTLNVVAVHEGSVVGHATLVPDRHGEHELAIFVLQPFQGAGIGTCLVETLLGLAQSRGLEKVWLTVERWNDPAVALYKKVGFETTEAESFEIEMSIQL
- a CDS encoding lipoate--protein ligase family protein, translated to MRLLRGRASDHERDYERTRELVARVADDAESALRVWTPHRQVAFGRRDRRVEGYDRAREAATERGYAVLEREVGGRAVAYTGRTVAFALAEPTADGRGDIGARYDRVSGAVQRALEAVGVDASEGEPADSFCPGAHSLQADGKLVGIAQRVRQDVALSAGVVILRDHDAIAAVLAPVYEALGVPFDPGSVGSVARAGGDAAGVVDALVTELVGSRPVTARDSIRDT
- a CDS encoding dihydroorotase produces the protein MLIRNATLADGRQRDVRVRGETIAEVGRGLSDDDERTIDVSGKRLFPGMIDAHVHFRQPGYPHKETWETGSRAAAAGGVTCVVDQPNTDPPTVDGAAFDDKAEFAADSIIDWGINGGVTADWDPQSLFSRRLFALGEVFLADSTGDMGIERELFEDALAAATDAGVTVTVHAEDADYFNEDATVREDADAWSAYRTAEAEERAVRRACDAAGEVGARIHIAHTSTPEGIDVAADAGMTTEVTPHHLLLSRRDLRELDTYGRMNPPLRREKRRREVYERVADGTVDMIATDHAPHTVEEKDASIWDAPSGVPGVETVLPLLLAEAADPDTALGYERVRDLTVTNPARVFNIPQKGAIEPGKDADLVLVDTTETTEIRADERHTDCGWTPFEGFDAVFPEWTMVRGTMVFERGGARSAPEGSSGRSPRDDPDEDVFYEHAGENVRDADGELLE
- a CDS encoding universal stress protein, whose protein sequence is MDIDLVLVPVDGSDRSEQAAEYATAIAERYDAGLHLLFVLDERLRRDIDKGTVDAESVAQDHRAFTQRVRDRSHELGHDVTLDTSTATAFSQKRLMQNPGSVVLDVAEDVAADFLVIPRAANSEDAVGRAAIYVLEYASQPVLSV
- a CDS encoding DHH family phosphoesterase, whose translation is MDDWLIDDDRLSIGRKSVLPGEGFFYPDSFEEEKKEAEAAETLADAGVVVIADPDADGLACTALVRAAHGEGALLPAGPHNLQEALAWAAEYGEPDATVYVCDLCPDSEDDLGALDNLVARVEHVAWFDHHQWDDDLGDIVDQAGVARTVGESEEVCTADVALAELDHDFADQWAELAAVTRDHDLWIRDDERSDDLADFSYWAEPEEYIEAVAEHGPDLSMEVHDFLAEKRVEKEALIEKAVERAELRDVGEWTVGVTYGRCSQNEVAETLREQGADAAVIVKPAGSASIRGTENFERAHEVARQVNGGGHPKAAGCKPDIYDDMMDYAHHWTTQGAVAKQAIVDAFKRLPAEEDEGVDTER
- a CDS encoding DUF5615 family PIN-like protein, whose translation is MSWARGVDDTTICLYAVQEGRLIVTSDDDFVQMPVDSHNGVFYVPDQSLPPHELYHIIQRVLEAFPDREAMETVTYITTDWL
- a CDS encoding universal stress protein — its product is MDILLGVGGSELSYHALEETIDRAQATGDELTVAIFHNEEVSADDEEIEERVEATLAETDFDATIRRLEGDSPGSELVSVAEAEAFDRIVLGGGERSTLGKIQLGSIVEFVLLNSQTPVTLIR
- a CDS encoding DUF5806 family protein, with amino-acid sequence MTPPPEDEEPTRVVSPHEPDESGEESEPEEPQSPSPDGSEATDPAAVPEDVRKYERFTKIESGTYDRANEFLRERTYITAREWAIARLCADFRTETGVEMTKIGENLPELVPFMTDTYTPQAVNQARASFEEKVRKAGATFLYGAMSDFFTAEELDDVMYESTEVAKFLLEVEGVDLAVEEEMAAEDRISTVMREVREHSAALRHDEVCCPECGHEFGVDEK
- a CDS encoding DUF433 domain-containing protein, with the translated sequence MSEQMNTVVSGDESEIHDEPHIRDRRITVSHVHALVEERGLDAQTVADRFDLTVSDVYHALAYYHDHPEEMRAVNERRRELHDAAEEDPRIISGPEDLPES
- a CDS encoding universal stress protein — its product is MFDTVVIATDGSGSAQRAVEAALDLAGKFDATVHALYVVDEGEVESTPDDVRDVLERALATTGGRALSFVREAATSDGETDADVVTAVREGEPAEEIQAYAEDVEADLIATGTRGRHGEHAFLLGSVAEEIVRHAPMPVLSVRQLEGEANPEREAV
- a CDS encoding CDC48 family AAA ATPase, with translation MKLIVKPLDRQSVGQGIAAIDRETMTELGVTDGEFVAIEGEAGVAIARVREGQVRDRQRGVVGIDSQTRKATGTRIDQFVEVEAADVEPAAELSVALPEGLRIRGNLASYLLEKLANRAVQAGQTVPLAIGFGSLMGRSSRRIPIRIVDTDPGGTVVVTQSTDIDIVDQSAEDVDIDGQRDADTPGGAEPPGVSYEDVGGLNDELDQVREMIELPMTHPELFQALGIEPPQGVLLHGPPGTGKTLIAKAVANEIDANFQTISGPEIMGKYHGESEERLREVFEEAAENEPAIIFIDEIDSIAPKRDDTQGDVERRVVAQLLSLMDGLEERGQITVIGTTNRVDAIDSALRRGGRFDREIEIGAPDTDGRKEILQIHTREMPIAEDVDLEQYAENTHGFVGADLESLVREAAMNALRRVRPDLDLEGDEIDAETLETLEVTEPDMRTALREISPSALREVFIETPDVTWEDVGGLAETKARLQEAVQWPLEHADAFEHVDLQSTKGILLHGPPGTGKTLLAKAVANESQSNFISVKGPELFDKYVGESEKGVREIFEKARANAPTVIFFDEIDAIASKRGSGGGDNQVGERVVSQLLTELDGLEELEDVVVIAATNRPDLIDDALMRAGRIERKIKVGEPDEETRREILAIHAGTRPLADDVDLDYFAAETDGLVGADLAALGRGAATAAVREHVQAKSEGKDAPVEDIVLTQAHFEAALEELRADDAEDGDDGSYTL